The Clostridium chauvoei genome has a window encoding:
- a CDS encoding competence protein CoiA family protein, protein MFYCINSNNHIVNIEDYCIESKLNGIYPAVFCPFCGKKLIVKAINSNEKTNFSHKPKQSCSYKSYSEFFKSSGTPKTSADIENLKVSIILNSYKIFLKLKSEYLPTLDANLFIKILKKVSNPKILQLRSLTCNYIPYIWLNELGKFDNKVYLYTNSKK, encoded by the coding sequence ATGTTTTACTGTATAAATTCTAATAATCATATTGTTAATATTGAAGACTACTGTATAGAATCTAAACTTAACGGAATCTACCCTGCTGTTTTTTGTCCTTTTTGCGGAAAAAAGTTAATTGTTAAAGCAATAAATTCTAATGAAAAAACTAACTTTTCCCATAAACCTAAGCAGTCCTGCTCATATAAATCTTATTCAGAATTCTTCAAGTCTAGTGGTACTCCAAAAACAAGTGCCGACATAGAAAATTTGAAGGTATCTATTATTCTGAATTCTTATAAAATTTTTCTAAAACTAAAGTCAGAATATCTTCCCACACTCGATGCTAATTTGTTTATAAAAATACTAAAAAAAGTATCAAATCCAAAAATACTACAACTAAGAAGTTTAACATGCAATTATATACCTTATATCTGGTTAAATGAACTTGGTAAATTTGATAATAAAGTTTATCTATACACCAATTCAAAAAAATAG
- a CDS encoding AbiH family protein produces MIITYMIGNGLDISLGLKTRYTDFYEYTKNNYSDNESRKNEILDSIDNDTELWSDLELGLGEYTKNIEDDTEKLDKFYKDKFEIDIMLREYLKIEQDKINWDDKEYMDKFKTEFVQQIVYFYNYFKTTDKTDILNLIGNQSLKYYLISFNYTDVIKRGIQISRSADIEEFYLHGTLKGDDAILGVNDSDQIKNQHFNSKHEMLLSMCKVEINKYIGENKTKRAEEILDSSTIVCIFGMSIGETDKHWWEKVVDNLKRGVTQMIIIFHYKPNLDKRNYVEVWREEERIKEQLLKYASEGDESKSNLKDKIKVICNSNMFKLQLKFRNNPNLDELVKEKSLIS; encoded by the coding sequence ATGATTATAACATATATGATAGGTAATGGATTAGATATTTCTTTAGGACTTAAAACTAGGTATACTGATTTTTATGAGTATACAAAAAATAATTATAGTGATAATGAGAGTAGAAAAAATGAAATATTAGATAGTATTGATAATGATACTGAATTATGGTCAGATCTTGAGTTAGGATTGGGAGAATACACAAAGAATATAGAAGATGATACAGAGAAGTTGGATAAGTTTTATAAAGATAAATTTGAAATTGATATTATGCTTAGAGAGTATTTGAAAATTGAACAGGATAAAATAAATTGGGACGATAAAGAGTATATGGATAAATTTAAAACTGAGTTTGTTCAACAAATAGTATACTTTTATAATTATTTCAAAACCACAGATAAGACTGATATACTTAATTTAATAGGAAATCAGAGTTTAAAATATTACTTGATTTCATTTAATTATACTGATGTCATTAAGCGCGGAATTCAAATAAGTAGGTCAGCGGATATAGAAGAATTTTATTTGCATGGTACTCTAAAAGGGGATGATGCAATACTAGGGGTTAATGATTCAGATCAGATAAAAAATCAACATTTTAATAGTAAGCATGAGATGTTATTATCAATGTGTAAAGTAGAAATAAATAAGTACATTGGCGAAAATAAAACAAAAAGAGCAGAAGAAATCTTAGATTCAAGTACAATAGTATGTATTTTTGGAATGTCAATTGGTGAAACAGATAAACATTGGTGGGAAAAAGTAGTAGATAATCTCAAACGAGGTGTAACACAAATGATAATAATATTTCATTACAAACCTAATTTAGATAAAAGAAATTATGTTGAAGTTTGGAGAGAAGAAGAAAGAATTAAAGAACAGTTATTAAAGTATGCCTCTGAAGGAGATGAGTCAAAATCAAATTTAAAAGATAAAATTAAAGTTATCTGTAATTCGAATATGTTTAAATTACAATTAAAGTTTAGGAACAACCCAAATTTAGACGAGTTAGTTAAAGAAAAGTCTTTAATCTCATAA
- the brxL gene encoding protease Lon-related BREX system protein BrxL, which yields MNELSMKLNQHFAGKVVRKDLTQKLKQGANVPIYVLEYLLGMYCATDDEDSINAGVERVKNILADNFVRPDEAEKIKSKIREMSRYTVIDKLTVKLNEKKDIYVAEFSNLGLKNVEISANYVKEYEKLLGGGIWCIVKLQYFYEDGVIDQNPFIIDSVTPIQMPNMDMDELVEGRKQFSKEEWIDILIRSIGMEPTQLENKVKWHMLLRMVPLCENNYNMCELGPRGTGKSHLYKEISPNSILVSGGQTTVANLFYNMSQRKIGLVGMWDTVAFDEVAGITFKDKDGIQIMKDYMASGSFARGKEEKAASASMVFVGNINQSVDVLLKTSHLFEPFPEAMAYDSAFFDRMHYYLPGWEVPKMRPELITNSFGFITDYLAEYLRTMRKRTFGDTIDKFFKLGNNLNQRDVIAVRKTVSGLVKLLYPHGEYSKEDIEEILRYALVGRRRVKEQLKKIGGMEFYDVHFSYIDNETMEEDFISVPEQGSGSLIPEGDSKAGHVYTIGLGDSGMIGVYKLEVEVVGGTGKFEKTGLGYDREAKESIETAFRYFKANSRNISASISTTNKDYLMHIQDVNGVGMTSSLSLAAIIAMCSGALNKPVQSQLAVLGSVSIGGTINKVEDLANTLQVCFDAGAKKILLPMVNAADIPLVPPELFAKFQIMFYSGAEDAVFKALGVQ from the coding sequence ATGAATGAGTTAAGTATGAAACTTAATCAGCATTTTGCTGGTAAGGTTGTTAGAAAAGATTTAACACAAAAGTTAAAGCAAGGTGCTAATGTACCTATATATGTACTTGAATATCTTTTGGGAATGTATTGTGCTACTGATGATGAAGATAGTATTAATGCAGGAGTAGAAAGAGTTAAAAACATATTAGCAGATAACTTTGTTAGACCAGATGAAGCAGAAAAGATTAAGTCTAAAATTAGAGAAATGAGTAGGTATACTGTTATAGATAAATTAACAGTTAAACTTAATGAAAAAAAGGATATATATGTAGCAGAGTTTTCAAACTTAGGCTTAAAAAATGTTGAGATAAGCGCTAACTATGTTAAAGAGTATGAAAAACTTTTAGGTGGAGGAATATGGTGTATTGTAAAACTGCAATACTTTTATGAAGATGGAGTAATAGATCAAAATCCGTTTATTATAGATTCTGTTACACCTATTCAAATGCCTAATATGGATATGGATGAATTAGTAGAAGGCAGAAAGCAGTTTAGTAAAGAAGAGTGGATAGATATACTTATTAGAAGTATAGGAATGGAGCCAACACAACTTGAAAATAAGGTTAAATGGCATATGCTTTTAAGAATGGTGCCTCTATGTGAAAATAACTATAATATGTGTGAATTAGGACCGAGGGGAACTGGTAAATCACATTTATATAAAGAAATATCACCAAACTCAATATTAGTTTCAGGTGGTCAAACTACAGTAGCGAATTTATTTTATAATATGTCTCAAAGAAAAATTGGACTTGTAGGAATGTGGGATACAGTAGCCTTTGATGAAGTTGCAGGGATAACATTTAAAGATAAAGATGGAATACAAATAATGAAGGACTATATGGCATCAGGTTCTTTTGCAAGAGGGAAAGAAGAAAAGGCGGCATCTGCTTCTATGGTTTTTGTAGGTAATATAAATCAAAGTGTAGATGTGCTTTTAAAAACATCACACCTTTTTGAACCATTCCCAGAGGCTATGGCTTATGATAGTGCCTTCTTTGATAGAATGCATTATTATTTACCAGGATGGGAGGTTCCTAAAATGAGACCAGAACTTATTACTAATAGTTTTGGATTTATAACAGACTATTTGGCTGAATACTTAAGAACAATGAGAAAAAGAACTTTTGGAGATACTATTGATAAGTTCTTTAAATTAGGAAACAACTTAAATCAAAGAGATGTTATTGCTGTAAGAAAAACAGTATCAGGGTTAGTAAAATTACTTTATCCTCATGGTGAATATTCAAAAGAGGATATAGAAGAGATATTAAGATATGCTTTAGTTGGGCGTAGAAGAGTTAAGGAACAATTAAAGAAAATAGGGGGAATGGAATTCTACGATGTACATTTTTCTTATATAGACAATGAGACAATGGAAGAAGATTTTATATCAGTACCAGAACAAGGTAGTGGATCATTAATACCAGAAGGTGATTCAAAAGCAGGTCATGTCTATACTATTGGTTTAGGTGATTCTGGAATGATAGGTGTATATAAATTAGAAGTAGAAGTTGTTGGAGGAACAGGTAAGTTTGAAAAGACTGGACTTGGATACGATAGAGAGGCTAAGGAAAGTATAGAGACGGCATTTAGATATTTTAAGGCTAATAGCAGAAATATTAGCGCTTCAATATCAACAACTAACAAGGATTACTTAATGCATATACAAGACGTTAATGGGGTAGGAATGACTTCTAGCCTATCACTAGCAGCAATAATAGCAATGTGTTCAGGTGCATTAAATAAACCAGTACAAAGTCAATTGGCTGTATTAGGTTCTGTAAGTATAGGTGGAACAATTAATAAGGTGGAAGATTTGGCTAATACATTACAAGTATGTTTTGATGCAGGAGCAAAGAAAATATTATTACCAATGGTAAATGCAGCAGATATACCATTAGTACCACCAGAACTATTTGCTAAGTTCCAAATAATGTTTTACAGTGGCGCAGAAGATGCCGTATTTAAAGCATTAGGAGTTCAATAA
- the pglZ gene encoding BREX-1 system phosphatase PglZ type A: protein MNLQEIRNFLKELFLKPLDNGKKRHIVFWYDENEDFIDEIDSFDLEGIKVIKLTENNAFWIKHYIEKEDETSNILIYSNMKKPNPQEDWLYDIFSYSQEFSTDRATVIMRELKVIDSLLKPEFETYNVFFKNKERISGFKNLSIQDYTKEKVHIGVLAVLTKVKVMDIEEIIKAIIKDYLDGSNKIYEAIKKFGNVDALWDLLEKYFGYSFEEKSIERFMAMLLVTNMNENIKFEFPKAYTTYISTKVRNCLVFINHFMDNIKDSDYYDKMQELIAGKLKITQLLEKRDTDEFIKCEVFEDVDKIILTRITNLLKDGVEEYDKYLSILASRRTLHYYKQYKSEYKAIKWAINLLNKKKSLNSMIQTEGSFDMVKSYTKDYYYIDKAYRKFYYHYDKCQWKEELTDLRDTIENTYNNWYLQELSIKWNDSIRSLNSWRIEGLKQQDKFYRENIMYKGKERTFVIISDGLRYESAEELNTLLTNERKGKSQLDFMQGVLPSYTKLGMASLLPNKTIEINDKYDVIVNGINSNGTDNRDSILKMENEKSLAITYDKVMDMRDAEIRKAFVGLEVVYIYHNTIDARGDHASTEREVFGATDEAFKEIIALVNKLVNRVSAASIIITADHGYLYKRSAMEESNKISGIKLDDGEDSRRFLLTSKDEDVEGTITFSMDYLLGDGTNKYVITPKGTSRFKVQGAGANYVHGGAMLQEIVVPVIRFKNDRSTSSVNDIRKVKVSLTSINRKVTNPITFLEFFQDEKLQDKVIGKKIRTYFEDEEGNKISNIKTIIADSRSENPTDRTYRIEFVLESKSYDKTKQYFLVMEDEEDANGEYERIPFNIDIAIVDDFGF from the coding sequence GTGAATTTACAAGAAATAAGAAATTTTCTTAAAGAATTATTTTTAAAGCCATTAGATAATGGTAAGAAACGTCATATTGTATTTTGGTATGATGAAAATGAAGATTTTATAGATGAAATAGATAGTTTTGATTTGGAAGGGATAAAGGTTATTAAATTAACTGAAAACAATGCCTTCTGGATAAAACATTATATAGAAAAAGAAGACGAAACAAGTAATATATTAATATATTCGAATATGAAAAAACCAAATCCACAAGAAGATTGGCTTTATGATATCTTTTCTTATAGCCAAGAATTCTCTACTGATAGAGCAACAGTTATAATGAGAGAATTAAAAGTAATTGATTCATTACTAAAGCCAGAGTTTGAAACCTATAATGTATTCTTTAAAAATAAAGAAAGAATATCAGGATTTAAAAATTTAAGTATTCAAGATTATACAAAAGAAAAAGTTCATATAGGTGTTCTTGCTGTATTAACTAAGGTTAAAGTAATGGATATTGAAGAAATAATTAAGGCTATTATTAAAGATTATTTAGATGGAAGTAATAAAATATATGAAGCTATAAAGAAATTTGGTAATGTAGATGCATTATGGGATTTACTTGAGAAGTATTTTGGGTATTCATTTGAAGAAAAAAGCATAGAGAGATTTATGGCTATGCTATTAGTAACTAATATGAATGAAAATATTAAGTTTGAATTCCCTAAAGCGTATACAACATATATTTCTACAAAGGTTAGAAACTGTTTAGTTTTCATAAATCATTTTATGGATAACATTAAAGATAGTGATTATTATGATAAGATGCAAGAATTAATTGCAGGAAAACTAAAAATAACACAGTTATTAGAAAAAAGGGATACTGATGAATTTATAAAATGTGAAGTTTTTGAAGATGTTGATAAAATAATTTTAACTAGAATAACAAATCTCTTAAAAGATGGTGTAGAAGAATATGATAAGTATTTATCTATTTTAGCATCAAGAAGAACATTACATTATTATAAGCAGTATAAAAGTGAATACAAGGCTATAAAATGGGCTATAAACTTATTAAATAAGAAGAAGTCATTAAATTCAATGATACAAACAGAAGGCTCATTTGATATGGTTAAGTCTTATACAAAAGATTATTACTATATAGATAAGGCATATAGAAAGTTCTATTATCATTATGATAAGTGTCAATGGAAAGAAGAATTAACAGATTTAAGAGATACTATTGAAAATACATATAATAACTGGTATTTACAAGAGTTATCAATTAAGTGGAATGATTCAATTAGAAGTTTAAATTCTTGGAGAATAGAAGGGTTAAAACAACAAGATAAATTCTACAGAGAAAATATTATGTATAAAGGAAAAGAGAGAACTTTTGTAATAATATCTGATGGATTAAGATATGAAAGTGCAGAAGAGTTAAACACTTTACTTACAAATGAAAGAAAAGGTAAAAGCCAGTTAGATTTTATGCAAGGGGTATTACCTTCATATACAAAGTTAGGAATGGCATCTCTTTTACCTAATAAAACTATTGAAATCAATGATAAATATGATGTTATAGTTAATGGAATAAATAGTAATGGCACAGATAATAGAGACTCTATTTTAAAAATGGAAAATGAAAAATCTTTAGCAATTACTTATGATAAAGTTATGGATATGAGAGATGCTGAAATAAGAAAAGCATTTGTAGGCTTAGAAGTAGTTTATATTTATCATAATACTATAGATGCAAGGGGAGATCATGCTTCAACAGAAAGAGAAGTGTTTGGTGCTACAGACGAAGCCTTTAAAGAAATAATTGCTTTAGTAAATAAGTTAGTTAATAGAGTAAGTGCAGCAAGTATAATTATTACAGCAGATCATGGATATCTCTATAAAAGAAGTGCTATGGAAGAAAGCAATAAAATATCAGGCATTAAACTTGATGATGGTGAAGATAGCAGAAGATTTTTATTAACATCTAAAGATGAAGATGTTGAAGGTACAATAACATTTAGCATGGATTATTTATTAGGAGATGGTACTAATAAATATGTTATAACTCCAAAGGGTACTTCAAGGTTTAAAGTTCAAGGAGCAGGTGCTAACTATGTTCATGGTGGAGCAATGTTACAAGAAATTGTAGTACCAGTTATAAGATTTAAGAATGACAGAAGTACATCATCAGTTAATGATATAAGAAAGGTTAAAGTATCTTTAACAAGTATAAATAGAAAGGTAACTAATCCGATAACATTCTTAGAATTCTTCCAAGACGAAAAACTACAGGATAAAGTAATCGGGAAGAAAATAAGAACTTATTTTGAAGATGAAGAAGGAAATAAGATATCAAATATTAAAACTATAATAGCAGATTCAAGATCAGAGAATCCAACTGACAGAACTTATAGAATTGAGTTTGTTTTAGAAAGTAAATCGTATGATAAAACTAAGCAATATTTCTTAGTTATGGAAGATGAAGAAGATGCAAATGGTGAATATGAGAGAATACCATTTAATATTGATATAGCAATAGTAGATGATTTTGGTTTTTAA
- the pglX gene encoding BREX-1 system adenine-specific DNA-methyltransferase PglX: protein MDKNRIKSFAIWARRSLIKSVSEKAYSIGIYEDKILEATAVQGGFKLEGKEEIFTLSKKDRDALVTQVREKGFEQVMEEVAYTWFNRFMGLRYMEVNDYLPSGVRILSSEVKEKKEPDVLTKVLEIIDELNLNANEIYDLLDTGDTLDREKAYRIILVKQCNELGKIIPKMFEKISDYTELLLPDNLLEEGSVIRRMVEDIEESDWREEVEIIGWMYQYYISEKKDEVFAALKKNVKITKENIPAATQLFTPKWIVKYMVENSLGRLWLEGHPNEELQREFKYYLEEAEQEQEVEEELKKIREEHAKLKPEDIKVLDPCMGSGHILVYAFDVLYEIYKTAGYSEREISRLILQNNLYGLDIDDRAAQLASFALIMKARHYNRRLFREIEREHLELNLCSIQESNSINKEVIDYFVGKNKDLRKDVEYLIEIFTDAKEYGSILEVEEVNFYALKQRLKEIEDDDNLMFGDYRKMLLEKLPIMIKQAEIMSIKYDLCVTNPPYMGNRNMNEKIKKYLSNKYEDSKMDLFSSYIERNIKYINNGGIASYMTPNVWFYINIYETLRKNIIENYQITSLIELEKSSFSDAAVSICTFVLRNYKSNYSGQYIRLNQFKGALNQDKATLNAIKNNVNYKYILNQKKFLKVTGAPLAFWISDKFREIFSNRKVYDISISDGQNVTSDNNRFVRKYWEVNYDKIGKLKMWRSYAKGGGYKKWKGNMEDVVNWSIEARSYYKVNSSSRIIPEYLWYKKGITWGLITSKHTSFRVLEESETFDKGGSSIFFTNYDEYYYLLGFLNSKVCRIIIELLNPTLNLQVKDVRNLPLIKPDEVVIEETSNLVKELINIAKWDWDQYENSLDFKNNFIVFNSKETKTIQGSINTWISEKEKAFNNTKEKEERLNKIYIELYGLTDEMNNKEDESDVSIIKHNIENDIKLVISYAIGCMFGRYSIDSEGLIYAGGDFNDKWNFESSKVKKIEKDDDGNIISDLWIDSIFMPDKDNIIPITEDEYFEDDMVSRFIDFVRTVYGNDTLEENLDFIADSIGRKASETARQAIRRYFIKDFYKDHLKVYQKRPIYWMLESGKNDGFKCLVYMHRYNEQTVAKVRTDYLHTLQRKYEAEINRLQLVVDSEEYTAKDRTAAKKKIDRISKQIEECREYDQVVAYLANEKISIDLDDGVKVNYAKFQNIKVINSKDKEVKMNLLAKI, encoded by the coding sequence ATGGATAAGAATAGAATAAAATCTTTTGCTATTTGGGCAAGAAGAAGTTTAATTAAGTCGGTAAGCGAAAAAGCATATAGTATTGGAATATATGAAGATAAAATATTAGAAGCAACTGCTGTACAAGGTGGATTTAAGTTGGAGGGAAAAGAAGAGATATTTACTCTTTCAAAAAAGGATAGAGATGCTTTAGTTACTCAAGTAAGAGAAAAAGGATTTGAACAAGTAATGGAAGAAGTTGCATATACTTGGTTCAATAGATTTATGGGATTAAGATATATGGAAGTTAATGATTATCTTCCATCAGGCGTTAGAATACTTTCATCAGAAGTTAAAGAAAAAAAAGAGCCAGATGTTTTAACTAAGGTATTAGAAATAATAGATGAATTAAATTTAAATGCTAATGAAATATATGATCTTTTAGATACAGGTGATACATTAGATAGAGAAAAAGCATATAGAATTATTTTAGTTAAGCAATGTAATGAATTAGGTAAAATAATACCTAAAATGTTTGAAAAAATAAGTGATTATACAGAACTTTTATTACCAGATAACCTATTAGAAGAAGGTTCTGTTATAAGAAGAATGGTTGAAGATATAGAGGAATCGGATTGGCGTGAAGAAGTAGAAATAATAGGTTGGATGTATCAATATTATATTTCAGAAAAGAAAGATGAAGTTTTTGCAGCCTTAAAGAAAAATGTGAAAATAACAAAAGAAAATATACCCGCAGCAACTCAATTATTTACTCCTAAGTGGATAGTTAAGTATATGGTAGAGAATTCATTAGGAAGGCTATGGCTTGAAGGTCATCCGAACGAAGAACTACAAAGAGAATTTAAATATTATTTAGAAGAAGCAGAGCAAGAGCAAGAAGTAGAAGAAGAGTTAAAGAAAATAAGAGAAGAACATGCAAAACTAAAACCAGAAGATATAAAAGTATTAGATCCATGTATGGGTTCAGGACATATCCTAGTTTATGCATTTGATGTGCTTTATGAAATATATAAAACAGCAGGGTATTCTGAAAGAGAAATATCTAGATTAATATTACAAAATAATCTTTATGGGTTAGATATTGACGACAGAGCAGCACAATTGGCATCATTTGCATTAATAATGAAGGCTAGACATTATAATAGAAGATTGTTTAGAGAAATAGAAAGAGAACATCTAGAGTTGAATTTATGTTCGATTCAAGAAAGCAATAGTATTAATAAAGAAGTAATAGATTATTTTGTTGGAAAAAATAAGGATTTAAGAAAAGATGTTGAATATTTAATTGAGATATTTACTGATGCTAAAGAGTATGGCTCTATACTTGAAGTTGAAGAAGTAAACTTTTATGCTTTAAAACAAAGGTTAAAAGAAATAGAAGATGATGACAACTTGATGTTTGGTGATTATAGAAAAATGCTTTTAGAGAAACTGCCTATTATGATAAAACAGGCAGAGATAATGAGTATAAAATATGATCTTTGTGTAACTAATCCTCCATATATGGGTAATAGAAATATGAATGAAAAAATAAAAAAATATTTAAGCAACAAGTATGAAGATTCAAAAATGGATTTATTTTCATCATATATAGAAAGGAATATTAAATATATAAATAATGGAGGTATAGCATCATATATGACACCAAATGTTTGGTTTTATATAAATATTTATGAAACACTAAGAAAAAATATAATTGAGAATTACCAAATAACATCATTAATTGAGTTAGAAAAATCATCATTTAGTGATGCTGCTGTATCTATATGTACGTTTGTGTTAAGAAATTATAAAAGTAATTATAGTGGGCAGTATATACGATTAAATCAGTTTAAAGGGGCATTAAATCAAGATAAGGCAACATTAAACGCTATTAAAAATAATGTAAACTATAAGTATATATTAAATCAAAAGAAATTTTTAAAGGTAACAGGAGCCCCTTTAGCATTTTGGATAAGCGATAAATTTAGAGAAATATTCAGTAATAGAAAAGTTTACGATATATCTATATCAGATGGTCAGAATGTTACAAGTGATAATAATAGATTTGTTAGGAAATACTGGGAAGTAAACTATGATAAAATTGGCAAATTAAAAATGTGGAGATCATATGCTAAAGGGGGAGGATACAAGAAATGGAAAGGTAATATGGAAGATGTGGTCAATTGGTCAATTGAAGCAAGAAGTTATTATAAAGTAAATAGTTCATCTAGAATAATTCCTGAATATTTATGGTATAAAAAAGGTATAACTTGGGGCTTGATAACTTCTAAGCACACAAGTTTCAGAGTATTAGAAGAAAGTGAAACATTTGATAAAGGAGGTTCTTCTATATTTTTTACAAATTATGATGAATATTATTATCTATTAGGTTTTTTAAATAGTAAAGTTTGTAGAATAATTATAGAATTATTAAATCCAACGTTAAATTTACAAGTTAAAGATGTGAGAAACTTACCATTAATTAAACCAGATGAAGTTGTAATTGAAGAAACTAGTAATTTAGTTAAAGAATTAATAAATATAGCAAAATGGGATTGGGATCAGTATGAAAATTCGCTAGACTTTAAGAATAATTTTATAGTGTTTAATTCAAAAGAAACAAAAACAATTCAAGGTTCTATTAACACGTGGATTTCTGAAAAAGAAAAAGCATTTAATAATACAAAGGAAAAAGAAGAACGATTAAATAAAATTTATATTGAATTATATGGATTAACTGATGAGATGAATAATAAAGAAGATGAATCTGATGTAAGTATAATAAAGCATAATATAGAAAATGATATTAAATTAGTAATTTCTTATGCTATTGGTTGTATGTTTGGTAGATATTCAATTGATAGTGAAGGTCTTATTTATGCAGGTGGAGATTTTAATGACAAATGGAATTTTGAAAGTAGTAAAGTCAAAAAGATAGAAAAAGATGATGATGGGAACATAATATCTGATTTGTGGATTGATTCTATATTTATGCCTGATAAGGATAATATTATTCCTATAACAGAGGATGAATACTTTGAAGATGATATGGTTTCAAGATTTATTGATTTTGTTAGAACTGTTTATGGAAATGATACATTAGAGGAGAATTTAGATTTTATTGCTGATTCTATAGGTAGAAAAGCATCTGAAACTGCTAGACAGGCAATTAGAAGATACTTTATTAAAGATTTCTATAAAGATCATTTAAAGGTTTATCAGAAGAGACCTATATATTGGATGCTTGAATCAGGTAAGAATGATGGATTTAAGTGTTTAGTTTATATGCATAGATATAATGAACAAACAGTTGCTAAGGTTAGAACTGATTATCTTCATACATTACAAAGAAAATATGAAGCAGAGATTAATAGACTTCAATTAGTAGTAGATTCAGAAGAGTATACTGCAAAGGATAGAACTGCTGCTAAAAAGAAGATAGATAGAATATCAAAGCAAATAGAAGAATGTAGGGAGTATGATCAAGTAGTAGCATACTTAGCAAATGAAAAGATATCTATTGATTTAGATGATGGGGTAAAAGTAAATTATGCTAAATTCCAAAATATTAAAGTAATAAATTCTAAAGATAAAGAAGTTAAGATGAATTTATTAGCGAAGATATAA